One Glycine max cultivar Williams 82 chromosome 4, Glycine_max_v4.0, whole genome shotgun sequence DNA segment encodes these proteins:
- the LOC100792150 gene encoding WRKY transcription factor 55 isoform X1: MEEVINSIRRACVLAQNLEQDLPNLANQPAMLSLSIDQITEAFSGAKEKMLLFSRQNQTSDESPPTLVHETTTQQSQMDASLMQEWLRSSHALTMDQLFQMHQFHAARSTLQQIGEMGGKDGEDSERNKGSEGEVQGIHASPSRPRKRSREANQEKRKVMVPAPQFGNTEVPPEDGYTWRKYGQKEILGSKYPRSYYRCTHQKLYECQAKKQVQRLDHNPNIFEVTYRGNHTCHMSSTAPSSVPPQQLLVDISQNNSSTISSQLSPTMNLSLHPGGGGAASSGSGGASTSRYGGDYPVVDMADAMFNSGSSSGNNSMEFLFSPAEIKVIQKLNRTRDED; this comes from the exons ATGGAAGAGGTAATAAATTCGATTCGACGCGCTTGTGTACTGGCCCAAAACCTTGAACAAGACCTACCCAACTTGGCGAACCAACCAGCTATGCTGTCCTTGTCCATTGATCAGATAACTGAGGCTTTCAGTGGTGCCAAGGAAAAGATGTTATTATTCTCCCGACAGAACCAAACCTCGGACGAATCTCCTCCGACGTTGGTTCATGAAACGACCACACAGCAGTCTCAGATGGATGCTAGTCTAATGCAGGAATGGCTAAGGTCTAGTCATGCACTGACAATGGATCAGTTGTTTCAAATGCATCAGTTTCATGCTGCAAGGAGCACGCTGCAGCAGATTGGTGAAATGGGAGGGAAAGATGGGGAAGATTCTGAGAGAAACAAGGGATCTGAAGGGGAAGTGCAGGGAATCCACGCGTCACCCTCGCGGCCACGAAAAag AAGCAGGGAAGCTAATCAAGAGAAGAGAAAAGTGATGGTTCCTGCCCCACAGTTTGGAAACACGGAGGTGCCACCAGAGGATGGCTACACTTGGAGGAAATATGGCCAGAAAGAAATACTTGGCTCCAAGTACCCAAG GAGTTACTACAGGTGCACACACCAAAAGTTATATGAATGCCAAGCCAAGAAGCAAGTGCAAAGACTTGATCACAACCCTAACATATTCGAAGTAACATATAGAGGAAACCACACATGCCACATGTCCTCCACAGCACCATCATCAGTTCCACCACAACAACTACTGGTGGACATATCACAAAATAATAGTAGCACCATTTCCTCTCAGTTGTCTCCTACAATGAACCTCAGCCTCCACCCTGGTGGCGGAGGCGCCGCCAGCAGTGGCAGTGGTGGAGCCTCCACTTCAAGATACGGTGGTGATTATCCTGTGGTGGATATGGCTGATGCTATGTTCAACTCTGGTAGCAGCAGTGGTAACAACAGCATGGAATTTCTCTTCTCTCCCGCTGAGATAAAAGTGATCCAAAAATTGAATAGAACAAGAGATGAAGATTAG
- the LOC100792150 gene encoding WRKY transcription factor 55 isoform X2, translated as MEEVINSIRRACVLAQNLEQDLPNLANQPAMLSLSIDQITEAFSGAKEKMLLFSRQNQTSDESPPTLVHETTTQQSQMDASLMQEWLRSSHALTMDQLFQMHQFHAARSTLQQIGEMGGKDGEDSERNKGSEGEVQGIHASPSRPRKSREANQEKRKVMVPAPQFGNTEVPPEDGYTWRKYGQKEILGSKYPRSYYRCTHQKLYECQAKKQVQRLDHNPNIFEVTYRGNHTCHMSSTAPSSVPPQQLLVDISQNNSSTISSQLSPTMNLSLHPGGGGAASSGSGGASTSRYGGDYPVVDMADAMFNSGSSSGNNSMEFLFSPAEIKVIQKLNRTRDED; from the exons ATGGAAGAGGTAATAAATTCGATTCGACGCGCTTGTGTACTGGCCCAAAACCTTGAACAAGACCTACCCAACTTGGCGAACCAACCAGCTATGCTGTCCTTGTCCATTGATCAGATAACTGAGGCTTTCAGTGGTGCCAAGGAAAAGATGTTATTATTCTCCCGACAGAACCAAACCTCGGACGAATCTCCTCCGACGTTGGTTCATGAAACGACCACACAGCAGTCTCAGATGGATGCTAGTCTAATGCAGGAATGGCTAAGGTCTAGTCATGCACTGACAATGGATCAGTTGTTTCAAATGCATCAGTTTCATGCTGCAAGGAGCACGCTGCAGCAGATTGGTGAAATGGGAGGGAAAGATGGGGAAGATTCTGAGAGAAACAAGGGATCTGAAGGGGAAGTGCAGGGAATCCACGCGTCACCCTCGCGGCCACGAAAAag CAGGGAAGCTAATCAAGAGAAGAGAAAAGTGATGGTTCCTGCCCCACAGTTTGGAAACACGGAGGTGCCACCAGAGGATGGCTACACTTGGAGGAAATATGGCCAGAAAGAAATACTTGGCTCCAAGTACCCAAG GAGTTACTACAGGTGCACACACCAAAAGTTATATGAATGCCAAGCCAAGAAGCAAGTGCAAAGACTTGATCACAACCCTAACATATTCGAAGTAACATATAGAGGAAACCACACATGCCACATGTCCTCCACAGCACCATCATCAGTTCCACCACAACAACTACTGGTGGACATATCACAAAATAATAGTAGCACCATTTCCTCTCAGTTGTCTCCTACAATGAACCTCAGCCTCCACCCTGGTGGCGGAGGCGCCGCCAGCAGTGGCAGTGGTGGAGCCTCCACTTCAAGATACGGTGGTGATTATCCTGTGGTGGATATGGCTGATGCTATGTTCAACTCTGGTAGCAGCAGTGGTAACAACAGCATGGAATTTCTCTTCTCTCCCGCTGAGATAAAAGTGATCCAAAAATTGAATAGAACAAGAGATGAAGATTAG
- the LOC100792150 gene encoding WRKY transcription factor 55 isoform X3, which translates to MEEVINSIRRACVLAQNLEQDLPNLANQPAMLSLSIDQITEAFSGAKEKMLLFSRQNQTSDESPPTLVHETTTQQSQMDASLMQEWLRSSHALTMDQLFQMHQFHAARSTLQQIGEMGGKDGEDSERNKGSEGEVQGIHASPSRPRKREANQEKRKVMVPAPQFGNTEVPPEDGYTWRKYGQKEILGSKYPRSYYRCTHQKLYECQAKKQVQRLDHNPNIFEVTYRGNHTCHMSSTAPSSVPPQQLLVDISQNNSSTISSQLSPTMNLSLHPGGGGAASSGSGGASTSRYGGDYPVVDMADAMFNSGSSSGNNSMEFLFSPAEIKVIQKLNRTRDED; encoded by the exons ATGGAAGAGGTAATAAATTCGATTCGACGCGCTTGTGTACTGGCCCAAAACCTTGAACAAGACCTACCCAACTTGGCGAACCAACCAGCTATGCTGTCCTTGTCCATTGATCAGATAACTGAGGCTTTCAGTGGTGCCAAGGAAAAGATGTTATTATTCTCCCGACAGAACCAAACCTCGGACGAATCTCCTCCGACGTTGGTTCATGAAACGACCACACAGCAGTCTCAGATGGATGCTAGTCTAATGCAGGAATGGCTAAGGTCTAGTCATGCACTGACAATGGATCAGTTGTTTCAAATGCATCAGTTTCATGCTGCAAGGAGCACGCTGCAGCAGATTGGTGAAATGGGAGGGAAAGATGGGGAAGATTCTGAGAGAAACAAGGGATCTGAAGGGGAAGTGCAGGGAATCCACGCGTCACCCTCGCGGCCACGAAAAag GGAAGCTAATCAAGAGAAGAGAAAAGTGATGGTTCCTGCCCCACAGTTTGGAAACACGGAGGTGCCACCAGAGGATGGCTACACTTGGAGGAAATATGGCCAGAAAGAAATACTTGGCTCCAAGTACCCAAG GAGTTACTACAGGTGCACACACCAAAAGTTATATGAATGCCAAGCCAAGAAGCAAGTGCAAAGACTTGATCACAACCCTAACATATTCGAAGTAACATATAGAGGAAACCACACATGCCACATGTCCTCCACAGCACCATCATCAGTTCCACCACAACAACTACTGGTGGACATATCACAAAATAATAGTAGCACCATTTCCTCTCAGTTGTCTCCTACAATGAACCTCAGCCTCCACCCTGGTGGCGGAGGCGCCGCCAGCAGTGGCAGTGGTGGAGCCTCCACTTCAAGATACGGTGGTGATTATCCTGTGGTGGATATGGCTGATGCTATGTTCAACTCTGGTAGCAGCAGTGGTAACAACAGCATGGAATTTCTCTTCTCTCCCGCTGAGATAAAAGTGATCCAAAAATTGAATAGAACAAGAGATGAAGATTAG
- the WRKY58 gene encoding WRKY transcription factor 58, giving the protein MSILFPRSSSATKRKRVIRELVQGRDYATQLKFLLQKPIGPDGSVSAKELVANVLRSFTETLSVLTSSEVAISGDHHRDEVAQNLVISGEDASQVESIDPRSEGSTESKKGSKDRRGSYKRRKTEQTWTIVAQTTDDNHAWRKYGQKEILNSQFPRSYFRCTRKFEQGCRATKQVQRIQENPDMYTITYIGFHTCKDTLKAPQMVTHSETWDSFLGPDANDVPNEHDSTIGSQSLIVKQEYPNDETDPSDLTDANFWSDFKDFELSNDKPAGLKIASENADTVYSCTGSRSLDMDFGIFSSHFCSTEDFHFDESQLL; this is encoded by the exons ATGAGTATTCTCTTCCCAAGAAGTTCCTCagcaacaaagaggaaaagGGTCATTAGAGAACTTGTTCAGGGTCGAGATTATGCCACTCAGCTCAAGTTTCTGCTTCAGAAGCCTATTGGCCCTGACGGGTCTGTTTCAGCCAAGGAACTTGTGGCCAATGTGCTGAGATCTTTCACTGAAACTCTCTCTGTGTTGACTTCTTCCGAGGTTGCAATAAGTGGTGATCATCATCGTGACGAAGTTGCTCAGAATCTTGTAATTTCCGGAGAAGATGCCTCGCAGGTGGAAAGCATTGATCCGAGGTCTGAGGGTTCAACTGAGAGTAAGAAGGGATCAAAGGATCGGAGAGGGTCCTATAAAAgaag GAAGACTGAACAGACATGGACCATAGTTGCCCAAACTACTGATGATAATCATGCATGGAGAAAGTACGGACAAAAGGAAATCCTAAATTCTCAATTTCCCAG GAGTTACTTCAGGTGCACTAGGAAGTTTGAACAAGGTTGCCGAGCAACCAAACAAGTGCAACGGATACAAGAGAATCCTGATATGTACACCATTACGTACATTGGCTTTCACACATGCAAAGACACCCTCAAGGCTCCACAAATGGTGACacattctgaaacttgggactCATTTCTTGGTCCTGACGCAAATGATGTGCCGAATGAACATGATTCCACTATTGGATCACAAAGCCTGATTGTAAAACAAGAATATCCCAACGATGAGACTGATCCAAGTGATCTCACAGATGCTAACTTTTGGTCTGATTTCAAGGATTTTGAACTATCCAATGACAAGCCTGCAGGTTTGAAAATAGCATCTGAAAATGCAGATACTGTGTATTCATGCACTGGCTCGAGAAGTTTGGACATGGATTTTGGGATATTCTCTTCTCATTTCTGCAGCACCGAGGACTTCCACTTTGATGAAAGCCAATTGCTTTAG